One Capsicum annuum cultivar UCD-10X-F1 chromosome 2, UCD10Xv1.1, whole genome shotgun sequence genomic window carries:
- the LOC107857890 gene encoding uncharacterized protein At5g39570-like, translating to MTLLDMGPKSYPGHSKKSGYKDKSSGYGSGYGNDFGGLWIKIVSGHAKKSEYEDKSLGYGSGYENDFDGHGTKTVSSHTKKSGYKDKSLGYGFGYGNESGGKHSSNGSSYGRKTDFHDYGSSGYRKKSNTYGSSTIERPSCGRSGEDDYKKISYGKRDNDDEGYGRKKYGYSDSNKAKKKNHRKKHSDDD from the exons ATGACTCTATTGGATATGGGACCAAAATCGTATCCGGGTCATTCAAAGAAAAGTGGATACAAAGATAAGAGTTCGGGTTATGGGTCTGGTTATGGAAATGACTTTGGTGGACTTTGGATCAAAATCGTATCTGGTCATGCAAAGAAAAGTGAATATGAGGATAAGAGTTTGGGTTACGGGTCTGGTTACGAAAATGACTTTGATGGACATGGGACCAAAACCGTATCCAGTCATACAAAGAAAAGTGGATACAAGGATAAGAGTTTGGGTTACGGGTTTGGTTATGGAAATGAATCTGGT GGGAAACATTCATCAAATGGGTCAAGTTATGGGAGAAAGACAGATTTTCATGATTATGGATCTAGTGGGTATAGGAAAAAGAGCAACACGTATGGGAGTTCTACAATTGAGAGGCCTAGTTGTGGAAGGTCCGGGGAAGACGACTACAAGAAGATTAGCTATGGGAAGCGCGATAATGATGATGAAGGTTATGGTCGGAAGAAATAT GGTTACTCAGACTCTAACAAGGCGAAGAAGAAAAATCATCGCAAAAAGCACTCTGATGATGATTGA